The following are from one region of the Thermoflexus hugenholtzii JAD2 genome:
- the cas10 gene encoding type III-A CRISPR-associated protein Cas10/Csm1 yields the protein MSAPDPFSAAFRGLWLIAGLDLEPDPETASRLRLAEALSAGAPMPADRRPSALISIFHAVEGASGPPRVYPLLPLNRQRETLFPKEATPEDPPELALRNLEDDLKKRLEEALRDAREHPPARVAGAMGALARFAWCLPGPAPDISLYDHGRTVGAFMALLAEAPPEGLAPWEAALQAGSEAPVDTPPVALLVKGDVSGIQRFLYQVTGKGAARGLRGRSLYLQLLSEAVALFVLRQLRLPLTNLLYSGGGHFLLLARPSDETRLPEIRREVTRRLAAFHGPSLALVLAAVPIRPHELHGEGLQQAFEALHRRLAQAKARRLESLPPEDWEAFLVGEQPDSSQRSENPADHAEKWTDCMVCGIRGFKGEEIVVEREGRSKCKRCRSLEDLGRAAVDLQAIAWIEREPLSLPDRPERAAPWEKALQAFGFAVSLFRASGPKPSPEPPEAGWALVWLVEDSPDLRGRIRRALGERPIAFFPHFLLRRAPRVRPEDPERFLRCYDDPDEMPEVGDVRDFTMLQHSSRGIQRLGVLRADLDGAGALFSRGLGKAMRLARLMALSSALSRFFEGYVETLCETVERETGRPDTLYAVYAGGDDLFIVGAWDVVADFAARLRRELAEYTGHHPRLTLSAALTLHDGREAVHLFAEEAGRALEEGAKAYQRPDGKAKDALRFLERTLPWGPEEAFWTVLEWSERFRQGVERAAARPRPGRGRGLLFALIRWGTRPQRARPALRKGPGQPILVPWIWHAAYFIRRWQDLTPAEDPLREILDAMRREWDRWDEQGGPIALSRLLTEIWTPAARWAELRTRHEEGCARQPSADSV from the coding sequence ATGAGCGCGCCGGATCCCTTCTCCGCGGCCTTTCGAGGGCTCTGGTTGATCGCCGGGCTGGATCTGGAACCGGATCCGGAGACCGCCTCCCGGCTCCGCCTGGCCGAGGCGTTGAGCGCCGGAGCCCCGATGCCGGCCGACCGCCGACCCTCCGCCCTGATCTCGATCTTCCACGCGGTGGAGGGCGCCAGCGGCCCTCCGCGTGTGTATCCGCTCCTCCCCCTGAACCGCCAACGCGAAACCCTCTTCCCAAAAGAAGCAACGCCGGAGGATCCTCCGGAGCTTGCCCTTCGCAACCTGGAGGACGACCTCAAAAAGCGCTTAGAGGAAGCCCTCCGGGACGCCCGGGAACATCCGCCTGCCCGGGTGGCCGGCGCCATGGGCGCTCTGGCCCGATTCGCGTGGTGCCTCCCCGGCCCCGCGCCGGATATCTCCCTCTACGATCACGGCCGCACCGTGGGGGCCTTTATGGCCCTGCTCGCCGAGGCCCCCCCGGAGGGCCTGGCGCCGTGGGAAGCAGCCCTGCAGGCCGGATCCGAGGCACCGGTTGACACGCCGCCGGTGGCCCTCCTGGTGAAGGGAGATGTCTCCGGCATTCAGCGCTTCCTCTACCAGGTGACGGGGAAGGGCGCGGCCCGCGGGCTGCGGGGCCGCTCGCTCTACCTGCAGCTGCTCAGCGAAGCGGTGGCCCTCTTCGTCCTGCGCCAGCTCCGTCTGCCCCTCACCAACCTGCTGTACAGCGGAGGGGGACATTTCCTCCTGCTGGCCCGTCCCTCGGATGAGACGAGATTGCCGGAGATCCGCCGGGAGGTCACCCGACGCCTGGCCGCCTTCCACGGCCCCTCCCTCGCCCTGGTCCTGGCCGCTGTCCCGATCCGCCCCCACGAGCTGCACGGCGAAGGCCTGCAACAGGCCTTCGAGGCCCTCCACCGCCGCCTCGCCCAGGCCAAAGCCCGCCGCCTGGAAAGCCTCCCCCCGGAGGATTGGGAGGCCTTCCTGGTCGGGGAGCAGCCGGATTCCTCCCAGCGGTCTGAAAACCCGGCGGATCACGCCGAGAAGTGGACGGATTGCATGGTGTGCGGGATCCGAGGGTTCAAGGGCGAGGAGATCGTGGTCGAGAGGGAGGGCCGCAGCAAATGCAAGCGGTGTCGATCCCTCGAAGACCTGGGGCGTGCGGCCGTGGATCTGCAGGCCATCGCCTGGATCGAGCGGGAGCCCCTCTCCCTGCCCGACCGGCCGGAGCGGGCCGCCCCGTGGGAGAAGGCGTTGCAAGCCTTCGGCTTCGCCGTCTCCCTGTTCCGCGCCTCCGGGCCCAAGCCCTCCCCGGAGCCTCCGGAGGCAGGCTGGGCGCTGGTCTGGCTGGTAGAGGATAGTCCCGATCTCCGAGGGCGCATCCGCCGGGCCCTCGGGGAGCGGCCCATCGCCTTCTTCCCCCACTTCCTCCTGCGCCGCGCGCCTCGGGTGCGGCCCGAAGACCCGGAGCGCTTCCTCCGCTGCTACGACGATCCCGACGAGATGCCCGAAGTCGGCGACGTGCGGGACTTCACCATGCTGCAGCATTCCTCCCGGGGCATCCAGCGCCTGGGGGTGCTGCGGGCCGATCTCGACGGAGCCGGCGCGCTGTTCAGCCGGGGCCTGGGGAAGGCCATGCGCCTGGCCCGTCTGATGGCCCTCAGCAGCGCCCTCTCCCGCTTCTTCGAAGGCTACGTGGAAACCCTCTGCGAGACCGTCGAGCGAGAGACCGGGCGCCCGGACACGCTCTACGCTGTCTACGCAGGGGGAGATGACCTCTTCATCGTGGGGGCCTGGGATGTGGTGGCCGATTTCGCCGCCCGTCTGCGCAGGGAGCTGGCGGAATACACCGGCCATCACCCCCGCCTCACCCTCAGCGCCGCCCTCACCCTCCACGACGGCCGGGAGGCCGTTCACCTCTTCGCTGAGGAGGCCGGCCGCGCCCTGGAGGAGGGCGCCAAAGCGTATCAACGCCCCGATGGGAAAGCCAAGGACGCCCTGCGCTTCCTCGAGCGGACCCTCCCCTGGGGCCCTGAAGAGGCCTTCTGGACGGTCCTCGAGTGGTCGGAACGGTTCCGCCAGGGGGTGGAGCGCGCCGCCGCCCGCCCTCGGCCGGGCCGGGGCCGAGGCCTGCTCTTCGCCCTCATCCGCTGGGGCACGCGTCCGCAACGGGCCCGCCCGGCGCTTCGAAAGGGACCCGGGCAGCCCATCCTGGTGCCTTGGATCTGGCACGCCGCCTACTTCATCCGCCGCTGGCAGGACCTCACCCCGGCCGAAGATCCGCTCCGGGAGATCCTGGACGCGATGCGCCGGGAGTGGGACCGGTGGGACGAGCAGGGGGGGCCGATCGCCCTCAGCCGCCTCCTTACGGAGATCTGGACGCCCGCCGCCCGCTGGGCGGAGCTGCGGACCCGCCACGAGGAGGGATGCGCCCGCCAACCATCCGCCGATTCCGTTTGA
- the csm2 gene encoding type III-A CRISPR-associated protein Csm2: MAGTAEFNLQDIDRIITQEDAAELLVKVSQALGRELARRKLTTHQLRNLFGEIRRIEKEWQQRQGQGDKLDPTTWRRLQLLKPRMAHQAARLQDRGHAMQPLIEVMERAIDRIEQDPERFRRFVDFFEAIVAYHRFYQEKR, encoded by the coding sequence ATGGCCGGGACAGCGGAATTCAACCTCCAGGACATCGACCGGATCATCACCCAGGAGGATGCCGCAGAGCTGCTGGTGAAGGTCAGCCAGGCCCTCGGACGGGAGCTGGCCCGACGCAAACTGACCACCCACCAGCTCCGCAACCTCTTCGGCGAGATCCGCCGCATCGAGAAGGAGTGGCAACAACGGCAGGGCCAGGGCGACAAACTGGACCCGACGACCTGGCGGCGCCTGCAGCTGCTGAAGCCCCGCATGGCCCATCAGGCCGCCCGCCTGCAGGATCGGGGCCACGCCATGCAGCCGCTCATCGAGGTCATGGAGCGCGCCATCGACCGCATCGAGCAGGATCCGGAGCGCTTCCGACGGTTCGTGGACTTCTTCGAAGCCATCGTGGCCTATCACCGCTTCTATCAGGAGAAACGCTGA
- the csm3 gene encoding type III-A CRISPR-associated RAMP protein Csm3, which produces MPTELRLRGRLFLDAEIHVLTGLHIGGAGGKVAIGGVDSPVIRDPITDEPILPGSSLKGKMRSLLERWGGYEPNHAIGQARIHVCKTEERYRNCPVCHIFGVPGEISFAYPTRLVVRDAFLTDGSREVLRRADTDLPFTEVKWEAAIDRVTSAAVPRQIERVPAGAVFRAPRIRASDASDEAHGALMVYHIYFPQDLEWFDHVVEAMGLVEDDYLGGYGSRGSGQVAFRRLRLGHKIASPRTPYPEDITWLGDPSPDLTEFRRQLPELLGQIRPLLSSG; this is translated from the coding sequence ATGCCTACGGAACTCCGGTTGCGAGGGCGCCTGTTCCTGGACGCCGAGATCCACGTGCTCACCGGGTTGCACATCGGCGGGGCCGGCGGCAAGGTGGCCATCGGCGGCGTCGACAGCCCGGTGATCCGCGACCCGATCACCGACGAGCCCATCCTCCCCGGCTCCTCCCTCAAGGGCAAGATGCGCAGCCTGCTGGAGCGCTGGGGCGGATATGAGCCCAATCATGCCATCGGCCAGGCCCGCATCCACGTCTGCAAGACCGAGGAGCGCTACCGGAACTGCCCGGTATGCCACATCTTCGGAGTCCCCGGGGAGATCTCCTTCGCCTACCCCACCCGTCTGGTGGTCCGCGACGCCTTCCTCACCGATGGGAGCCGGGAGGTCCTGCGCCGCGCAGACACCGACCTGCCCTTCACAGAGGTGAAATGGGAGGCGGCCATCGACCGCGTCACCTCCGCCGCCGTCCCCCGCCAGATCGAACGCGTGCCCGCCGGCGCCGTGTTCCGGGCCCCCCGCATCCGCGCGTCGGATGCCTCAGACGAAGCCCACGGCGCCCTCATGGTCTACCACATCTACTTCCCCCAAGACCTGGAGTGGTTTGACCACGTGGTGGAGGCGATGGGGCTGGTGGAGGACGATTACCTGGGCGGCTACGGATCCCGGGGCAGCGGCCAGGTGGCCTTCCGCCGCCTGCGGCTGGGCCACAAGATCGCCTCCCCGAGGACGCCCTATCCCGAGGACATCACCTGGCTCGGGGATCCCAGCCCCGACCTGACGGAGTTCCGTCGACAGCTGCCCGAGCTGCTGGGTCAGATCCGGCCGCTTCTCTCCTCAGGCTGA
- the csm4 gene encoding type III-A CRISPR-associated RAMP protein Csm4, with amino-acid sequence MAMAIRQVTFYRLRPLSRFFRVGDPFGGESVREFIPSDTLFAAMVALIAERGGPDAARAFVQPFAEPEPGGPPFLLTGVFPALVPTDGPALRFFPRPESWGLRMEAEARLRLRGLRWLSEGLFRLALENRAPQEADLHRLHEGHVGMLKEEWRALPQRLRRLLPEDRPLWEVERRPAVAVDRYGRGSALYRISAVRLPTDLPMGGWIAIAWNSGADGPAGSGRRWQEWAEEVLRELGEGGLGGLRSRGGGAFQIEPDPGGELPVGSGPAVVSLARYLPAPEELQAGALEGDPAAYTLVEVGGWMRTPGLGPDRPRRTVTLLEAGAVIRAGGRLPLGRVVDVRPPGAPHPSWRYGLAFPIPLDATAWEA; translated from the coding sequence ATGGCCATGGCGATCCGTCAGGTGACGTTCTATCGCCTGCGGCCGCTCTCCCGCTTCTTCCGGGTCGGTGATCCCTTCGGGGGGGAGAGCGTCCGGGAGTTCATCCCCTCCGACACCCTGTTCGCGGCGATGGTGGCCCTGATCGCCGAGCGGGGCGGGCCTGACGCCGCCCGGGCCTTCGTCCAGCCCTTCGCCGAACCGGAGCCGGGGGGACCGCCGTTCCTGCTCACCGGCGTCTTCCCCGCCCTGGTCCCAACGGACGGGCCAGCCCTCCGCTTCTTTCCCCGTCCAGAGAGCTGGGGTCTTCGGATGGAAGCCGAGGCCCGGCTGCGCCTGCGCGGGCTCCGCTGGCTCTCCGAGGGGCTCTTCCGTCTGGCCCTGGAAAACCGGGCGCCCCAAGAGGCGGATCTCCACCGCCTCCACGAGGGCCACGTGGGGATGTTAAAGGAAGAGTGGCGCGCGCTCCCCCAGCGCCTGCGTCGGCTCCTCCCGGAAGATCGCCCCCTCTGGGAGGTGGAGCGACGCCCGGCGGTGGCGGTGGACCGTTACGGGCGGGGGTCGGCTCTTTATCGGATCTCCGCTGTGCGCCTCCCGACCGACCTGCCGATGGGAGGCTGGATCGCCATCGCCTGGAATTCCGGAGCGGACGGACCCGCCGGGTCCGGGCGGAGGTGGCAGGAGTGGGCGGAGGAGGTCCTTCGGGAGCTGGGCGAGGGCGGCCTGGGGGGCTTGCGATCAAGGGGAGGAGGGGCCTTCCAGATCGAGCCGGACCCGGGAGGGGAGCTCCCGGTGGGGAGCGGGCCCGCGGTGGTTTCCCTGGCGCGATACCTCCCCGCTCCAGAAGAGCTACAGGCCGGGGCCTTAGAAGGGGATCCGGCGGCCTACACCCTGGTGGAGGTGGGCGGGTGGATGCGGACCCCCGGCCTCGGCCCGGATCGGCCGCGGCGGACGGTGACGCTGCTGGAGGCGGGGGCGGTGATCCGGGCGGGCGGCCGCCTCCCTCTGGGGCGGGTGGTCGACGTCCGGCCGCCGGGCGCCCCGCACCCCTCGTGGCGTTACGGCCTGGCCTTCCCCATCCCCCTGGACGCCACAGCATGGGAGGCATAG
- the csm5 gene encoding type III-A CRISPR-associated RAMP protein Csm5: protein MIRYRMILHTLSEVHIGDGQTLRREYDFAIHEGRFYRLSLSRLLEGYAAADLPRELLERLMRLPPGRWLSPEDFRRKEWFPYVLEGDPKVGIVRSFIKDVHGRPYLPGSSLKGALRTAILWRMWRERREPIGLRQLDRQREWAARPLERRWLGSDPNHDLLRTLRPRDTGPLPPEEALVIVRAVVQVGPRQAAPMALEALRPGVTLRGSLVVDERLLAMGAAELGWAGKERYVRGLAAVARDFALDRVRKEAAWARAAGLTALEAFYGDLERRLRRMREEKADAFLLRVGWGGGWESKTLGREPFAEELEELLRRYIRPKGRRQPGDPFPRSRRVVVDERDRPIRPFGWVEVRLERES from the coding sequence ATGATCCGATACCGGATGATCCTCCACACCCTGAGCGAAGTCCATATCGGGGACGGGCAGACGCTGCGGCGGGAATACGACTTCGCCATCCATGAGGGGCGGTTCTATCGCCTGAGCCTGTCGCGCCTGCTCGAGGGCTACGCGGCAGCGGATCTTCCGCGGGAATTGCTGGAACGTTTGATGCGGCTGCCGCCGGGGCGCTGGCTGAGCCCCGAGGACTTCCGCCGGAAGGAGTGGTTCCCCTATGTGCTGGAGGGGGATCCGAAAGTGGGGATCGTGCGGTCCTTCATCAAGGACGTGCACGGCCGACCGTATCTACCGGGGAGCAGCCTCAAGGGGGCGCTGCGGACGGCGATCCTGTGGCGGATGTGGCGGGAGCGAAGGGAGCCCATTGGGTTACGGCAGTTGGATCGGCAACGGGAGTGGGCGGCCCGGCCGCTGGAGCGGCGGTGGCTGGGGTCGGATCCCAACCACGATCTACTGCGGACGTTGCGGCCGAGGGACACGGGGCCTTTGCCGCCGGAGGAGGCGCTGGTGATCGTGCGGGCGGTCGTCCAGGTCGGCCCGCGTCAGGCAGCTCCCATGGCCCTGGAGGCCCTGCGGCCTGGGGTGACGCTGAGGGGATCCCTGGTGGTGGACGAGCGGTTGCTGGCTATGGGGGCGGCGGAGCTGGGATGGGCGGGCAAGGAGCGGTATGTGCGAGGGCTGGCGGCCGTGGCCCGGGACTTCGCCCTGGATCGGGTGCGGAAGGAGGCCGCGTGGGCGCGGGCGGCCGGGCTGACGGCCCTGGAGGCGTTTTACGGGGATCTGGAGCGGCGGCTGCGGCGGATGCGGGAGGAGAAGGCGGACGCCTTTCTGCTTCGGGTGGGGTGGGGCGGCGGCTGGGAGAGCAAGACCCTGGGGCGGGAGCCTTTCGCGGAGGAGTTGGAGGAGCTGTTGCGACGCTATATCCGGCCGAAGGGCCGGCGCCAGCCCGGGGATCCGTTCCCGCGGAGCCGACGGGTGGTGGTGGACGAGCGGGATCGCCCCATTCGGCCCTTCGGCTGGGTGGAGGTCCGCCTGGAGCGGGAGTCCTGA
- a CDS encoding metalloprotease family protein: MVLWMWGVITSALCGSLVLTLILLPVSPADLESPQTFRARVDLRPLLETFLALPIGILLHELTHLFAFRALGYQAFFDEFLLLLRIPLSVYVPGPIRREHYILGLCAPAAVAFPIFAAGWIALLLARALPSPLRLLVLAAAISAASACDDIGRSFALLRRPHWTLLEDAPSHPSCRPVGSPTWWTADPTARPTHPLRRIGIGLLFHSTAFALSVLLTLLITGIAYWILH; encoded by the coding sequence ATGGTCCTCTGGATGTGGGGGGTGATCACTTCCGCCCTTTGCGGGAGCCTCGTCCTTACGCTCATCCTTCTGCCGGTCTCGCCGGCCGATCTGGAATCCCCCCAGACCTTCCGCGCTCGAGTGGACCTCCGTCCCCTCCTGGAAACTTTCCTTGCGCTCCCCATCGGGATCCTTCTCCACGAGCTCACCCACCTCTTCGCCTTCCGCGCCCTCGGCTATCAGGCATTCTTCGACGAATTCCTCCTCCTGCTCCGGATCCCCCTCAGCGTCTATGTCCCCGGCCCGATTCGCCGAGAACATTACATCCTCGGCCTCTGCGCCCCCGCCGCCGTAGCTTTCCCGATCTTCGCCGCCGGATGGATCGCCCTCCTCCTCGCCCGTGCCCTCCCCAGTCCCCTTCGCCTCCTTGTGCTCGCCGCCGCCATCTCCGCCGCCAGCGCTTGCGACGACATCGGCCGCTCCTTCGCCCTGCTCCGCCGCCCCCACTGGACCCTCTTAGAGGACGCCCCTTCTCATCCCTCCTGCCGCCCGGTGGGCTCGCCCACCTGGTGGACCGCCGATCCCACCGCCCGCCCCACCCACCCGCTCCGGCGGATCGGCATCGGACTTCTCTTCCATAGCACCGCGTTCGCCCTTAGCGTCCTCTTGACCCTCCTCATCACTGGCATCGCCTACTGGATCCTCCACTGA
- a CDS encoding DUF4832 domain-containing protein, whose product MRCCALTRSLWVFLLSLCAACAIPAPLPTTGSPAATVTFEPDPTPHPNPDRGFAADSSYPDEPVLDAWGKIAQAEAQGIHIRLIRRTYYLHAYASQETLPPSLLATVAQDLSAAREAGVRLILRFAYRPEENSETVAYCDPPLERVLSHLAQLGPILRAGRGAIAYLEAGLIGPWGEWHSASPEAALLDPLPGYSEGPQPPCGRANYDRKLPNYKTLQIVEALLNEVPGRRVAVRHPMAKAKLLELAAGGEEGSYPSLFEPLTAAEAHRDTLKARLGGHNDCFLASPDDNGTYFYTPGPQQEREKEYWSQDNRYTVMGGETCTPAPYIPAGEDPAAYVYAQFRRFRFNNLNLHYHPGFIGWLAAQPFGDGTLLEALERDLGYRLHLRRATLLPERAPAGSALQVTLELENLGFGSLYNPKTLTLVFRGEDGTRVERVLEEAFYGPAPEEGPAVYTYTVSAPTEAGRYDLYLKISDPDVPEDIRYHVRLATRTAYEEGMHALNLALEVVGSRIFLPFILRDLHGP is encoded by the coding sequence ATGCGCTGCTGCGCCCTGACCCGATCCCTCTGGGTCTTCCTCCTCAGCCTATGCGCCGCCTGCGCGATCCCCGCGCCACTGCCGACGACGGGATCGCCGGCCGCCACGGTCACCTTCGAGCCGGATCCCACCCCCCACCCCAACCCCGATCGCGGGTTCGCGGCGGACAGCTCCTATCCTGACGAGCCCGTCCTGGACGCATGGGGCAAGATCGCCCAGGCAGAGGCCCAGGGGATCCACATCCGTTTGATCCGGCGCACTTATTACCTGCACGCATATGCGAGCCAGGAGACCCTGCCCCCCTCGCTGCTCGCCACAGTGGCCCAGGATCTCTCCGCCGCCCGCGAGGCGGGGGTCCGGCTGATCCTCCGCTTCGCCTATCGGCCCGAGGAGAACAGCGAGACGGTCGCCTACTGCGATCCGCCCCTGGAGCGCGTCCTGAGCCACCTCGCCCAGCTGGGGCCGATCCTGCGGGCCGGGCGGGGGGCCATCGCCTACCTGGAGGCGGGCCTGATCGGCCCATGGGGGGAGTGGCACTCCGCCAGCCCCGAGGCGGCCCTCCTGGATCCCTTGCCCGGCTACTCGGAGGGGCCACAGCCGCCATGCGGCCGGGCCAACTACGACCGCAAGCTGCCCAACTACAAAACCCTTCAGATCGTGGAAGCCCTTTTGAACGAGGTCCCCGGGCGCCGGGTGGCGGTGCGCCATCCGATGGCCAAGGCCAAGCTGCTGGAGCTGGCCGCCGGCGGAGAGGAGGGCTCTTACCCCAGCCTTTTCGAACCCCTCACCGCTGCGGAGGCACACCGGGACACCCTCAAGGCCCGCCTCGGGGGGCACAATGACTGCTTCCTGGCCTCGCCGGACGACAACGGAACTTACTTCTACACGCCGGGTCCGCAGCAGGAGCGGGAGAAGGAATACTGGAGCCAGGACAACCGCTACACGGTGATGGGCGGCGAGACGTGCACGCCCGCCCCCTATATCCCCGCCGGGGAAGATCCCGCCGCCTATGTGTATGCGCAGTTCCGGCGCTTCCGCTTCAACAACCTGAACCTCCACTATCATCCGGGCTTCATCGGCTGGCTGGCCGCTCAACCCTTCGGCGACGGCACCCTCCTCGAAGCCCTGGAACGGGACCTGGGCTACCGGCTGCATCTGCGCCGGGCCACCCTCCTCCCGGAGCGAGCCCCCGCCGGCTCCGCCCTGCAGGTGACCCTCGAGCTGGAGAACCTGGGCTTCGGAAGCCTCTACAACCCCAAGACCCTCACTCTGGTGTTCCGGGGAGAAGATGGCACGCGGGTGGAGCGGGTCCTGGAGGAGGCCTTCTACGGGCCGGCGCCGGAGGAAGGGCCAGCGGTTTACACTTACACCGTGTCGGCTCCCACCGAAGCGGGGCGTTACGATCTCTATCTGAAGATCTCCGACCCCGACGTCCCAGAGGACATCCGCTATCACGTCCGGCTGGCCACCCGAACGGCTTACGAGGAGGGGATGCACGCGCTGAACCTCGCCCTCGAAGTCGTGGGATCTAGGATCTTTCTCCCGTTCATTTTGCGCGACCTTCACGGGCCGTAG
- a CDS encoding sortase, producing the protein MLPASAARSRAKIFSQRPASSVDLIQEIPALHIAARILGVPQSGSSWDVRWLGAAVGWLEGSAFPTWAGNTVLAGHVWNADNTPGVFASLRELRRGHLVHIHAFGRTYVYEVRENKVIEGPDAAGEVFRHEEEDWITLLTCEGYDPLTGRYRSYRIVRAVRVEVK; encoded by the coding sequence ATGCTGCCCGCATCCGCAGCTCGGTCCAGGGCCAAGATCTTCTCTCAGCGCCCCGCCTCATCCGTAGACTTGATCCAGGAGATCCCCGCGCTCCACATTGCGGCTCGTATCCTCGGCGTGCCTCAATCCGGCTCCAGCTGGGATGTCCGCTGGCTGGGCGCCGCCGTCGGCTGGCTGGAGGGCAGCGCCTTCCCGACCTGGGCGGGCAACACCGTGCTGGCCGGCCACGTGTGGAACGCCGATAACACCCCGGGGGTGTTCGCTTCGCTCCGGGAGCTCCGACGCGGGCATCTCGTTCACATCCACGCCTTCGGTCGCACCTATGTCTATGAGGTCCGTGAGAACAAGGTGATCGAAGGACCCGACGCCGCCGGAGAGGTCTTCCGACACGAGGAGGAGGACTGGATCACCCTTCTGACCTGTGAGGGCTATGATCCCCTCACCGGTCGTTATCGCTCCTACCGCATCGTGCGGGCGGTGCGGGTGGAGGTGAAATAG
- a CDS encoding alpha/beta hydrolase — protein MTGLHEGRGASLAVLLHGWGGDETSMAVFETAFGPGWRTVRLRAPYPLPGGGYAWWIPQADGRPDPRMVQESLRALRGRIEELLQQEARGAPHRVVVGFSQGGAMAALLTLQTPDLVTGLAIFSGFLPDVPEAGVAPSLAGKAVFIAHGRADSLVPIAQARALCARLQALGARTTCVEYPGGHKASAEAWRAFREWIRGLG, from the coding sequence ATGACAGGTCTTCACGAAGGGAGGGGCGCTTCCCTGGCGGTGCTCCTGCACGGCTGGGGCGGTGATGAGACCTCAATGGCGGTCTTTGAGACGGCCTTCGGGCCCGGCTGGCGGACCGTCCGCCTCCGGGCCCCTTATCCGTTGCCGGGCGGCGGCTACGCCTGGTGGATCCCGCAGGCGGACGGCCGGCCGGATCCCCGGATGGTGCAGGAGAGCTTGAGGGCGCTGCGAGGCCGGATCGAGGAGCTGCTTCAACAGGAGGCGCGGGGCGCTCCCCATCGGGTGGTCGTGGGGTTCAGCCAGGGGGGCGCGATGGCGGCTCTCCTCACGTTGCAAACGCCGGACCTCGTGACCGGCCTGGCCATCTTCAGCGGGTTCCTCCCTGATGTCCCGGAGGCTGGGGTGGCGCCTTCGCTGGCCGGCAAGGCCGTCTTCATCGCCCACGGCCGGGCGGATTCCCTGGTGCCCATCGCCCAAGCGCGGGCCCTGTGCGCCCGATTGCAGGCCCTGGGCGCCCGGACCACCTGCGTGGAATACCCGGGAGGCCATAAAGCGAGCGCGGAGGCCTGGCGGGCCTTCCGCGAGTGGATCCGGGGGTTGGGATGA